The DNA window CCTGGCAAGAGAATTCCCTAAACATTCCATTTCTTTCTCTTATATGTATGATGTAATGTCTCCTATGGATAAGTTTCTGAAGACGGATAAAGATAATATGTTTGTGGGATTGAAAACCACAACCGTAGACCAGATGTCTTATGTGCGCGATGCTCAATTTAAGTACGAGCGCGAAACAATGTCCGGCTTCTCTGTTGCAATGACAGTAAAGAATCGTAATGACGAACCTACAGGTAATCTTTTCTATATAAAGAATGATGAGGCTAAAACAAATGTTCACGATATAACAACAACCGAAGCTTCTTTGCAACTTAGGTTTGCACCGGGAGAAACATTTATTAATACCAAACAACGCAGATTGCCAATCAATTTTGATGCGCCAATCTTTACTCTTTCTCATACAATGGGTATTGAAGATATACTTGGTGGTGATTATAAATTCAATTATACGGAAGCAGGTGTTTATAAAAGATTCTGGCTTAAATCTTGGGGTAGACTGGATGCTTATGTTAAAGCTGGTAAGCAATGGGATAAGGTTCCTTTTCCATTATTGATTATGCCGGCAGCCAACCTTTCTTACATTACACAAAGAGAGACGTTTAACTTGATCAACAACATGGAATTCCTGAATGATAAGTTTGCTTCATTAGATCTGACTTATGATTTGAACGGAAGATTATTTAATCGTATTCCTTTGATTAAGACTCTTAAGTGGAGAGAAGTCTTTAAGTTTAAAGCATTATACGGAGGTTTGAGCGATAAGAATAATCCCGATTTAAGTAGTGGTTTGTTCTTGTTCCCAACTCGTGATGGAGTACCAACCAGTTACGCTATGGGTAAGCAACCATATATGGAATTCAGTGTGGGAATTTACAATATATTTAAATTGATTCATATTGAATATACCCGTCGTTTAAACTATCTTGATCATCCAGGTATAAATAAAGATGGTATTCGCCTTGCAATAATGCTCAACTTCTAAAGAAGTATTCTGAATCTGTCTATATAACATTTAATATCTTGTACAAAAGATTGCATTCTTCTGTACAAAACAATTAATTCTCTTGTACAGAAGAAATCATTCTTTTGTACAGGAGAATTTTCTTTTCCCGCCATCGGTTTTAAAATCTTTGGCCGAGAATTATCCTTTTTAAATATTAATATGTACATTTGCTTTTTCATATAACAATAACGAAATGGCACAACCATTAGCAGAAAGACTCCGGCCAAAGTCGCTTGATGACTATATTGGCCAGAAACATTTAGTGGGAGAAGGGGCAATCTTGCGTAAGATGATAGACGCAGGACGCATTTCGTCATTTATTCTTTGGGGACCTCCCGGAGTAGGTAAAACTACGCTTGCGCAGATTATAGCCAACAAACTTGAAACTCCCTTTTATACATTGAGTGCAGTCAGCTCAGGCGTAAAAGATGTGCGCGATGTAATTGAAAAAGCAAAAAGTGGACGTTTCTTTTCACAAGCCAGCCCTATACTATTTATAGATGAAATTCATCGTTTCAGTAAATCACAGCAGGATTCCTTGCTGGGTGCTGTTGAGAAGGGGATAGTTACACTTATTGGTGCAACAACAGAAAATCCTTCCTTTGAGGTAATTCGTCCGTTACTTTCCCGTTGTCAGCTTTATGTGCTTAAATCATTAGAAAAAGAAGATTTACTTCAGCTTATAGATCGTGCTATAAAAGAGGATCATATCCTGAAGAGTAAAAATATAGTAGTCAAAGAGTCAGATGCCATGCTTCGCTATTCCGGTGGAGATGCACGCAAGTTGCTTAATATACTTGAGCTGGTTGTTGAGTCTGATACTGAAGATCCAATAGAGATTACCGATGAAAAGGTGGTTGACAGGCTTCAGCAAAATCCATTGGCTTATGATAAAGACGGAGAAATGCATTATGATATTATTTCCGCTTTTATAAAAAGTATTCGTGGAAGTGATCCCGACGGAGCAATTTATTGGCTGGCCCGCATGGTGGAAGGGGGAGAAGATCCTGCCTTTATTGCCCGCCGATTGGTTATTTCTGCTTCAGAAGATATCGGTTTGGCAAATCCAAATGCATTGCTACTCGCCAATGCCTGCTTTGATACGCTGATGAAAATAGGATGGCCCGAAGGACGCATACCATTGGCACAGACAACTATTTATCTGGCAACAAGTCCCAAAAGTAATTCGGCCTACAACGCCATTAATGATGCACTGGAATTAGTTCGGAATACAGGTAATCTGCCTGTGCCGTTACACCTGCGCAATGCTCCTACAAAGCTGATGAAACAGTTGGGATATGGCAATGACTATAAATATGCACATAATTATGAAGGGCATTTTGTAAAACAACAATTTCTTCCCGAGGAATTGAAAAACCAATCAATCTGGCATCCGCAACCAAATCCGGCGGAGGCTAAACTCAAAGAACATATGGTACAACTCTGGGGAGATCGTTATAAAGAATAAATTCTAAATTTAATTTGAATATGAAAATTGTAGTATTAGACGGTTATGGAATGAATCCGGGCGATTTATCGTGGGATGAACTTAAGGCTTTGGGTGATTGTACAATTTATGATCGCACTTCTGCAGCAGATGTTGTTGCTCGTTCCAAAGATGCAGACGTTATATTAACTAATAAAGTAGAGATTAATGCTGAGGTAATTGCTGCTCTTCCAGAGCTGAAATATATTGGCGTAACTGCTACCGGATTTAATGTTGTAGATGTTACGGCAGCGAAAGAACGTGGAATCGTTGTTACCAATACTCCTGCTTACAGTACTATTTCGGTTGCTCAGATGGCATTTGCTCATATTTTGAATATAACTCAGAATGTGGCACATCATTCTAACGAAGTAAAAAATGGCCGATGGACCAACAGCGAGGATTTCTGCTTCTGGGATACTCCACTTACAGAACTGAGCGGACTAAAACTTGGTATCGTGGGACTTGGACGTACTGGTATGGCTACGGCTCGCGTTGCATTTGGTTTTGGAATGAGTGTTTGTGCTTATACTTCTAAATCACAGCTTCAATTGCCACCGGAAATTAAGATGATGACAAAAGATGAAATTTTCACTGAATGTGATATTATTAGTCTTCATTGTCCGCTAACCGAAGAAACCCGCGAACTTGTTGATGCAAAACGTCTGGCAAGTATGAAATCAACGGCTATCCTTATCAACACCGGTCGTGGTTCGCTTATCAATGAGCAAGACTTGGCTGATGCTTTGAATAAAGGAGTTATTTATGCTGCCGGATTAGATGTATTGTCATCTGAACCTCCACGTGCAGATAATCCGTTACTTACAGCTAAGAACTGTTTCATCACTCCTCATATAGCATGGGCTACTAAAGCTTCTCGTGTGAGACTGATGAGTATTGTTGTAGAAAATATTAAAGCATACTCAGCTGGTAAACCGGTTAATAATGTAGCAAAATAATAACTGATAATTCGTTATAATTGTATAAAGAAGAGGTTGTTGCTTTTAAATAAAGTAACAGCCTCTTTTTATTTAAAAAACATTTTCTATTGGAAACTTGTTTTATTAGAAAATAGTAATACCTTTGCGAAATAATTCCATTGGAAAATATTAATATTGGAATTTTATAAATGGTTATCTAAAAAACATAATAGGAAATGAGTAAAGAAAAGTACATTATTATTGGAGGAGTAGCTGGAGGTGCAACAACAGCTGCCAGAATCAGACGTATAAATGAGGATGTTGAGATTGTCTTGTTCGAAAAGGGAGATTATATCTCTTATGCTAATTGTGGTCTACCTTATTATATAGGTGGAGTTATAAGCGAACGTGAAAATTTATTTTTGCAAACTCCGGAATCGTTTGGCTTACGTTTCAATATAGATGTAAGAGTTCATTCGGAAGTAATCAGTATTGATCGCAATAACAAAGAAGTTATTGTTCGTTCTCAAAGCGGAGAAGAATACAAAGAGAAATACGATAAGCTTTTGTTATCTCCGGGAGCTGCACCTGTTCGTCCTGCTTTTCCTGGAATTGATTTAGATGGCATTTTTACTTTACGTAATGTAAATGATACAGATGCCATAAAAAACTATATGGATACCCATTCGGTGAAAAAGGCTGTTGTAGTTGGAGCCGGATTCATCGGTTTGGAGATGGCCGAGAATCTTCAGCATGCCGGAGCAGAAGTTTCCATCATTGAAATGCTCAATCAGGTAATGCCACCAATTGATTATTCAATGGCCTCACTTGTACATCAACACTTGCAGGATAAAGGGGTAAATCTGTATCTGGAACATGCTGTTAGTGCGTTTACAAAAAAAGGAAATTCCATCGAGGTGGTATTTAAAAACGGCAAATGTATAATGGCCGACCTGGTAATTCTATCCATTGGTGTACGTCCCGAAACTACATTGGCTAAACAAGCCGGTCTGAAAATAGGAGAGAGGGGAGGTATTGCGGTAAACGATTACTTGCAGACTTCCGACGAAAATATTTATGCTGTTGGTGATGCTATTGAGTATAAGCATCCTATAACTGGGAAACCATGGCTCAATTATCTGGCTGGTCCGGCCAACAGACAAGCACGTATATGTGCAGACAATATGTTACTTGGTAACAAAATAAAATATGAAGGAGCTATAGGAACTGCAATAGCAAAAGTCTTCGATCTGACTGTTGCTTCTACAGGAATGGCTGCAAAGCAATTAAAGAAAGAAGAAATCCCTTATATATCTTCAGTAACTCATTCGGGTTCTCATGCCGGTTATTATCCTAACGCTCTACAAATGAGTATTAAAATCACCTTTAGTCCGGAGAACGGAAAACTTTATGGTGCTCAGATTGTGGGATACGATGGCGTTGATAAACGACTCGACCAGATAGCACTGCTGATTAAACAACAAGGTACGATTTATGATTTGATTCAACTGGAACATGCGTATGCTCCTCCTTTCTCATCAGCAAAAGATCCTATTGCTATTGCCGGATATGTGGCAGAGAACATTCTGCTGAAAAGAATGAATATTATTACCTGGAGACAACTGCAACAAGCTCAGGATGGTATAATTCTGGATGTGCGTACTCCTGATGAATTCTCACTGGGAGCAATTCCGGGTGCAGTAAATATTCCAATAGATGGAATTAGAGATCATTTGAACGAAATTCCTCAGGATAAAAACATTTATATCTATTGCGCAGTAGGACTGAGAGGTTATCTTGCTTCAAGAGTGCTGATGCAGCATGGTTTTAACAATGTGTTTAATCTGTCGGGAGGATATAAGCTATATCAGGCAGCAACAACTCCTGTAGTTCTTAATGATAAAGACATGATTGCCTGCTCTTTAGGCTTGGGAGATAGCAATGCTAATAAAATGGAGATAGAAACTATCAAGATAGATGCTTGTGGATTGCAATGCCCTGGCCCTATCATGAAATTGAAAAAGAGTATAGAAGATATTAATATTGGCGAACGTCTCGAAGTTATCTCAACCGATCCGGCTTTTCGTCGTGATTCTCAGGCGTGGTGTAATATGACAGGACATAAAATGATCTCACAATCAGCCGATTCTGGCAAATATATTTCAGTTATTGAAAAAGTGGAAAAGAAGAAAGTTTCTAATGAAATTAGCGAAGTATCAGTCGAAAATAACAATAAGGGGAAAACTTTTATCATGTTTAGTGATGATTTAGACAAAGCTTTGGCTACTTTTGTACTCGCAAATGGAGCAGTTGCTACAGGAGAGAAGGTAACTATCTTCTTTACGTTCTGGGGATTGAATGCAATTAAGATAACAAAAAAACCAAAAGTTCAGAAAGACATCTTTGGAAAAATGTTTTCGATGATGCTTCCTTCGGATACTATGGCATTGAAGCTTTCTAAAATGCACATGATGGGAATTGGCAGTAAAATGATGCGGTTTATCATGAAAAAGAAAGGCATCGATTCTTTGGAATCATTACGCCAACAAGCTATTGATAGTGGAGTGGAATTTATTGCTTGTCAGATGTCAATGGATGTAATGGGAGTGAAAGAAGAAGAACTGCTCGATAATGTTACAATTGGAGGAGTGGCTACATATATGGAACGAGCTGACAAATCCAATATCAACCTGTTTATTTGATAATAATTGAAAGAAATGATAAAAGTAATCTGTCAGCTGAGAGACATTAATATTGCCATGAATGATCTTGAAATACAGCTGAATGATAAATATGGCGTTGGTTTAAATGAAGCAATGGCTCTCTGTTGTCTTTCGGAAGGTCGTTTGTCGGCATCCGAAATTGCAGAAATGACTGGGATGACATCATCTCACTGTTCTAAAGTAATAAGGTCTGTTGAACAGAAGATGCTTATTGAACGTAGTCTGGGAGAAAATGATAAGCGACAAATGTACTTTAATCTGAATAAAGAGGGAAAGAAGGTTTTGTCGCAGATAAAATGTAAAGGTCTTGTTTTACCGGAAATCTTGCAACCTGTCCTTGGACATTGTGATGAAGAATAGCTAGATACATTTCTTTCTTTAGATAACAAAAGCACGGTGGTCTTATTAATTCCACCGTGCTTTTTTGCTTTAATTCTAAATAGGAACGTTTTTAGACTTTGTATTTTATTGAAAATGAGGGATGAAACACTTTTTAACTCGAATAACTGCTTGTAAATAGAAAAACATAAGGTTGTTTTCTGACAATACGTTTTACTTTTTTGCTTAACAGGTTGATAATAAGCTGCGGAAAAATTATTTCCACCCCCTATATATACAAAAAAGAGATATTTTTTTCCGCACAGTTAAATACTCTTTTCTAGCAATCATAAACTCTTCATTTATAAGAATTCCTAAAATGGGGGTTCATTAGCTTTGTAGGAACATTGCGCAGGTGTAACGTAGCCGACAAATTATTAATAGCTTGTATTCAAAGATTGAAAGTTCTGAATCATAGCTTGATTAACTTCTTTCCACGATAAAAGAGCCATTTTCTATCTGTCAGACAGATAGAAAATGGCTCTTTTAATATTATAGGTAACAAGAATTCTTCAAATAGCAGCGTATCTTTTATGTATTCTCGTTTAATTTATACCAGTTGAAGCAAAGTCTGAACAATTCTGTCGGCTGTTCTTCCATCCCATCTTTCAGGAAGACTTCCTTGTTTCCATTCGCCTTTCATTATTTTTTCAATCGCAGCTCCAAGCTGTTCCGGGTTTTCACCAACTAATTCGTTAGTACCGATAGAGCAGGTTTCGGTGTGTTCTACGTAGTTGTTTAATGTAATACATGGAATACCAAGGAATGTTGCTTCTTCTGCTACATTACCGGAGTCGGTAACTATCGCTTTGGCTTTGCTGGTCAGATAACCAAATGAAAGATAGCTTTGCGGAGGAAGAATGTGTAAATTAGAAGCTTTTATATTAAGCTCGCTCATCACATCACGCACGTATGCATGTAGTGGAGCAACAATAGGAGTACCTTTGGCTTCAGATATTAATCGCTCAATGAGCTCTTTGAAATTCTCTTTATTTTCAATTAATGCATGGCGATTGATTGTTAAAAGAATATAGTTTTGTTCTTTTAATCCTAACACATTAAATGTAGCAGGCTTTATAAATCTGTGGCGATTATATCTTAGAGAATCCATCAGGATATTTCCTACAAGGAAAACCTGTTCATTCTCTGCTCCCGTTTGATTTAAATTACGATTAGCACCCATTCCAGCTGTAAACAGGTAATCAGAAAGTCCATCGGTAATCATTCGGTTCACTTCTTTAGGCATGCTCATATCAAAAGATCGTGTTCCTGCAACCAGGTGAGCAACTTTTATATTTTGCTTTTTAGCAACGATAGCACACGCCATAGTGGAAGTTAAATCGTCAACGACTAATACTATATTGGTTGGATTTTCTTTTAGTTCTTTTTCAAAAGCCAGCATAATTCCTCCTGCCCGTTCAGTAAGGTTTTCAAAACCTATTCCCAGATAAGCAGTCGGCTTTTTTATATTCAAATCAGCAAAAAGAGAAGGATCCAAACTTGTATCATTAGCTGATCCAGTATATATTACCCTATATGAGATTTCTTTACCTTGCTCTCTTGCATTATCAATAGCATGCATGATTGGAGCAATCTTCATAAAGTTGGGGCGTGCCCCTGCAACAATAGTAATTTTCATGTCTATAATATATGTTGTTCTTTTAGGCAGCAAAAGTACACTTTCTTTCATAATTCAAGTTATAAATCAACTTACTTTTTTCTTATTTGATTCATAATTTAATTCTTTATTTGTTTCTTTGCAAAAAAAATGGGATTATGCCTACATTTGTTCAGATTATAGAATTCTTCGGAACTTTTGCTTTTGCCATTAGTGGCATACGTTTAGCTTCTGCTAAACAATTCGACTGGTTTGGTGCTTATGTTGTTGGATTGGTTACTGCTATTGGTGGTGGAACTATCCGTGATGTTCTGCTCGATGTTACACCTTTTTGGATGACAAATCCAGTTTATCTTATTTGTTCTGCCCTGGCCTTATTCTGGGTAGTAGTTTTTGGCAAACAATTAGTTCATTTACATAACACATTCTTTATTTTCGACTCCATTGGTCTTGCTCTTTTTACCGTTGTTGGAGTAGAAAAAACTATAGCTTTAGGTTTTCCTTTTTGGGTTGCTATTGTAATGGGAAGTATTACAGGTGCTGCAGGTGGAGTGATTCGTGATATCTTTATTAACGAGATTCCACTTATTTTTAGAAAAGAAATTTATGCTATGGCCTGTATAGTGGGAGGATTGGTGTTCTGGGGCTGTTCTTTTATGAATCTGGACAGTATGCTGATACAATGTATCAGTGGTTTTAGTGTTTTTCTCACAAGAATTCTTGCAGTAAAATATAATATCTGTTTACCGAAGTTAAAAGGAGT is part of the uncultured Bacteroides sp. genome and encodes:
- a CDS encoding replication-associated recombination protein A: MAQPLAERLRPKSLDDYIGQKHLVGEGAILRKMIDAGRISSFILWGPPGVGKTTLAQIIANKLETPFYTLSAVSSGVKDVRDVIEKAKSGRFFSQASPILFIDEIHRFSKSQQDSLLGAVEKGIVTLIGATTENPSFEVIRPLLSRCQLYVLKSLEKEDLLQLIDRAIKEDHILKSKNIVVKESDAMLRYSGGDARKLLNILELVVESDTEDPIEITDEKVVDRLQQNPLAYDKDGEMHYDIISAFIKSIRGSDPDGAIYWLARMVEGGEDPAFIARRLVISASEDIGLANPNALLLANACFDTLMKIGWPEGRIPLAQTTIYLATSPKSNSAYNAINDALELVRNTGNLPVPLHLRNAPTKLMKQLGYGNDYKYAHNYEGHFVKQQFLPEELKNQSIWHPQPNPAEAKLKEHMVQLWGDRYKE
- a CDS encoding winged helix DNA-binding protein → MIKVICQLRDINIAMNDLEIQLNDKYGVGLNEAMALCCLSEGRLSASEIAEMTGMTSSHCSKVIRSVEQKMLIERSLGENDKRQMYFNLNKEGKKVLSQIKCKGLVLPEILQPVLGHCDEE
- a CDS encoding FAD-dependent oxidoreductase, producing MSKEKYIIIGGVAGGATTAARIRRINEDVEIVLFEKGDYISYANCGLPYYIGGVISERENLFLQTPESFGLRFNIDVRVHSEVISIDRNNKEVIVRSQSGEEYKEKYDKLLLSPGAAPVRPAFPGIDLDGIFTLRNVNDTDAIKNYMDTHSVKKAVVVGAGFIGLEMAENLQHAGAEVSIIEMLNQVMPPIDYSMASLVHQHLQDKGVNLYLEHAVSAFTKKGNSIEVVFKNGKCIMADLVILSIGVRPETTLAKQAGLKIGERGGIAVNDYLQTSDENIYAVGDAIEYKHPITGKPWLNYLAGPANRQARICADNMLLGNKIKYEGAIGTAIAKVFDLTVASTGMAAKQLKKEEIPYISSVTHSGSHAGYYPNALQMSIKITFSPENGKLYGAQIVGYDGVDKRLDQIALLIKQQGTIYDLIQLEHAYAPPFSSAKDPIAIAGYVAENILLKRMNIITWRQLQQAQDGIILDVRTPDEFSLGAIPGAVNIPIDGIRDHLNEIPQDKNIYIYCAVGLRGYLASRVLMQHGFNNVFNLSGGYKLYQAATTPVVLNDKDMIACSLGLGDSNANKMEIETIKIDACGLQCPGPIMKLKKSIEDINIGERLEVISTDPAFRRDSQAWCNMTGHKMISQSADSGKYISVIEKVEKKKVSNEISEVSVENNNKGKTFIMFSDDLDKALATFVLANGAVATGEKVTIFFTFWGLNAIKITKKPKVQKDIFGKMFSMMLPSDTMALKLSKMHMMGIGSKMMRFIMKKKGIDSLESLRQQAIDSGVEFIACQMSMDVMGVKEEELLDNVTIGGVATYMERADKSNINLFI
- the wecB gene encoding UDP-N-acetylglucosamine 2-epimerase (non-hydrolyzing) → MKITIVAGARPNFMKIAPIMHAIDNAREQGKEISYRVIYTGSANDTSLDPSLFADLNIKKPTAYLGIGFENLTERAGGIMLAFEKELKENPTNIVLVVDDLTSTMACAIVAKKQNIKVAHLVAGTRSFDMSMPKEVNRMITDGLSDYLFTAGMGANRNLNQTGAENEQVFLVGNILMDSLRYNRHRFIKPATFNVLGLKEQNYILLTINRHALIENKENFKELIERLISEAKGTPIVAPLHAYVRDVMSELNIKASNLHILPPQSYLSFGYLTSKAKAIVTDSGNVAEEATFLGIPCITLNNYVEHTETCSIGTNELVGENPEQLGAAIEKIMKGEWKQGSLPERWDGRTADRIVQTLLQLV
- a CDS encoding trimeric intracellular cation channel family protein; the encoded protein is MPTFVQIIEFFGTFAFAISGIRLASAKQFDWFGAYVVGLVTAIGGGTIRDVLLDVTPFWMTNPVYLICSALALFWVVVFGKQLVHLHNTFFIFDSIGLALFTVVGVEKTIALGFPFWVAIVMGSITGAAGGVIRDIFINEIPLIFRKEIYAMACIVGGLVFWGCSFMNLDSMLIQCISGFSVFLTRILAVKYNICLPKLKGV
- a CDS encoding D-2-hydroxyacid dehydrogenase; amino-acid sequence: MKIVVLDGYGMNPGDLSWDELKALGDCTIYDRTSAADVVARSKDADVILTNKVEINAEVIAALPELKYIGVTATGFNVVDVTAAKERGIVVTNTPAYSTISVAQMAFAHILNITQNVAHHSNEVKNGRWTNSEDFCFWDTPLTELSGLKLGIVGLGRTGMATARVAFGFGMSVCAYTSKSQLQLPPEIKMMTKDEIFTECDIISLHCPLTEETRELVDAKRLASMKSTAILINTGRGSLINEQDLADALNKGVIYAAGLDVLSSEPPRADNPLLTAKNCFITPHIAWATKASRVRLMSIVVENIKAYSAGKPVNNVAK